The following DNA comes from Kiritimatiellia bacterium.
GGCGCCGGTTGTATTTGCGGAAGATGCGGCGCCGGAAAGAGAGTCAACGGATTATATCAATTTGTTGAAAAACGGCGGATTTGAGGAGGGGAAAGATGGCGCTCCGGCCGATTGGAGATATTATGGCGGCTCCGTTCCCGGCGACTGGGAGTTGAGCCGGACCACCCATGAGGGGAAACAAGGCCTCCGTCTCCGGTCGGATAAGGACGGGTATCATGGCGGTTTTTCTCAGCATTGCAAGTTTGAAGGCAACCGGAAATATAAAATATCGGCCTGGATAAAGGCCGGACTCTCTGAGGGGGGGAAAGCAAGGGCGCTGATTATTGACGGCAACTGTGTTTGCATGCAGGACGGACAAAGGACAAACAAGTATTGGGGAGTCAGGGCGGGGGAGAAGACGGGTGATTTTGACTGGCAGTATGTTGAGAAAACATTTGAAACGCCCGTAAATATGCTGGGGACATGCAATGCTCCCGTGTATCTGGTGCTGTTTTACGGCCGGGGCGAGGTATACGTGGACGATGTGCGGCTGGTTGATTTAGGGCCGGTCAAGCTTGGCAAGGAAGTATATTCGCTGACATTTGAAAATCCCGCGGCATGGAAACAGTCGGCGCACGTTAATGAAGAGCCGGCCGAAGCGCCGGAAGGGGTTTTGCTTCAGAGCGACGCTAAAAACGCGTGCGAGGGCAAGCCGGGCTTGAAATTGAGGTATGTTTTTACTTCGGCCAAACATGACGCGGTCATGCTGACGGCGGACGCGTCCATTGCCGGGGGAACGATGCTGGCATTGCGGGTATATGGGGACGGTTCCGGGCATGAACTGGACGCGGTGTTGTATGACAAGAGCGGGGAGGCGCATTATCTGCCGCTCGGGCTGGTTTATTGGCGGGGGTGGAAGACGGTGTACAAATCATTTGCCGATCTGATCAGGGGGCCGGAGAGCAAGTGGGACGTGTCGTGCGAGCATTGGGGCGGGGACAAGAACCAGACCCTGGAGTTGCCCATAACGCGGGTAACTATCGGCCTGAACGACCAGCCGGACGGTTTCAAGGGCAAGGGTGAAATAACGTTCGGGTGGCTGAAGATTTACGAATAACAGCCAGGTATCAAATTGCCGCAAAAGAGCGCAAAATCGTGGGTAGGAGCCGAACCCCTGTTCGGCGATGCATCTGGTGTTTGGAATCGCCGCATGGGGATGCGGCTCCTACCTCTGCGGTTAATTGCACCGCCCGCTGCGCTGGAGACGCGGAGCGCGCCGAGATAAGGAGCGCCACCCCGCTGGCGCGATGATTTGCCTCGGCGGGGCGAGTTTCCTTTGGCAGAAGGCAGAAGGCGGAAGGCGGAAGGCAGAAGGCAGAAGACAAAAGAAAGGAATAAGCAAAATGAGAACAACAGCGGAGAACAGTAAGTTTCTTTCGGTTTTGAATAATCCAAAATCCAAAACCGCAAATCAAAAATTGGTTGGGCGCAAAGCCCGCGCCGGAATATTCGCGCTGGCGGCGGCGTGTTTGCTCATGGCTTGGAGCGGGCATGCGGCTGAAATGTTCGTGCCGAAGGCGGCCAAGCCGCCGGCATTGGATGGCAAGATCAGCGATGGGGAATGGAACGGCGCGGGAAAGTCGGGCAAATTCATGATCCTTGGCGATCCTGCTAACGCGGCGACGGAACAGACCGAGGCGTTCATTATGCGCGATGACGAAAATCTTTACGTTGCGTTCCGTTGTCATGAGTCGCGGATTGACAAAATGAAAGCGAAGGTAACAACCAGGAACGGCAGTGTCTGGGAAGACGATGACGTGGAATTTTTCATATGTGAGGGGGAAAATCCGGCGGATTGCCGTCAATTTGTGGTGAATTCGCTCGGCGCTCAGTGGGATTGCCGCGAGGGGAAAGAAAGCGCTTGGCGGGCC
Coding sequences within:
- a CDS encoding carbohydrate binding domain-containing protein codes for the protein APVVFAEDAAPERESTDYINLLKNGGFEEGKDGAPADWRYYGGSVPGDWELSRTTHEGKQGLRLRSDKDGYHGGFSQHCKFEGNRKYKISAWIKAGLSEGGKARALIIDGNCVCMQDGQRTNKYWGVRAGEKTGDFDWQYVEKTFETPVNMLGTCNAPVYLVLFYGRGEVYVDDVRLVDLGPVKLGKEVYSLTFENPAAWKQSAHVNEEPAEAPEGVLLQSDAKNACEGKPGLKLRYVFTSAKHDAVMLTADASIAGGTMLALRVYGDGSGHELDAVLYDKSGEAHYLPLGLVYWRGWKTVYKSFADLIRGPESKWDVSCEHWGGDKNQTLELPITRVTIGLNDQPDGFKGKGEITFGWLKIYE